From Streptomyces sp. NBC_00690, a single genomic window includes:
- a CDS encoding 3-keto-5-aminohexanoate cleavage protein produces the protein MFDLSKDWNSLPSRKELEDARDVREMDAPPAPEVQPPWDIPDVVAVTAAVSGRIVRDLDEDAPLQYAVDYDSFVQSAVDSIDAGACGIHIDFGGIPAIQESGLSVPESYSKIISGIDERTRRDWVRDANILRGENFAENVFPISTGLAETAPMAPNFPVQWMESAAQVAASQGGQVFFAIHSTAEVDLANRLVLSKGILPGPSCWIILIGYPYNDATDRLATYLAHPKAMAFELIQIVDRIREIDADAFIQVCAAGRAGHYLATQAMLLGLHVRVGTEDAAYRFPHRNELLSSSVEMVERAKATAEVLGRRLATADEMRQMIGMAPRKADDSTLTTASRR, from the coding sequence ATGTTCGACCTCAGTAAAGACTGGAACAGCCTTCCCAGCCGTAAGGAACTTGAGGACGCACGCGACGTCCGCGAGATGGACGCACCGCCGGCGCCGGAGGTCCAGCCGCCGTGGGACATTCCCGACGTGGTGGCGGTGACGGCCGCGGTCTCCGGGCGGATCGTCCGGGATCTGGACGAAGATGCGCCGCTGCAGTACGCGGTGGACTACGACAGCTTCGTGCAGTCAGCCGTTGACTCCATCGACGCGGGCGCGTGCGGCATTCACATCGACTTCGGTGGCATCCCCGCCATCCAGGAGTCGGGCCTGTCCGTTCCGGAGAGCTACTCGAAGATCATCTCGGGCATCGACGAGAGGACCCGTCGCGACTGGGTGCGCGATGCCAACATCCTGCGCGGCGAGAACTTTGCGGAGAACGTCTTCCCCATCTCAACAGGGCTCGCCGAGACCGCCCCGATGGCGCCGAACTTCCCGGTCCAGTGGATGGAGTCGGCCGCTCAGGTCGCCGCCTCCCAGGGCGGACAGGTCTTCTTCGCCATCCACTCCACCGCCGAGGTCGACCTCGCCAATCGGCTGGTCCTCTCCAAGGGGATCCTGCCCGGCCCGAGCTGCTGGATCATCCTGATCGGCTATCCCTACAACGATGCCACCGACCGGCTCGCGACCTATCTGGCCCACCCCAAGGCGATGGCCTTCGAACTGATCCAGATCGTGGACCGGATCCGGGAGATCGACGCGGACGCGTTCATCCAGGTCTGCGCCGCCGGGCGGGCCGGCCACTACCTGGCGACCCAGGCCATGCTGCTTGGACTGCACGTCCGTGTCGGCACCGAGGACGCGGCCTACCGCTTCCCGCACCGCAACGAACTGCTGAGCAGCAGTGTGGAAATGGTCGAGCGTGCCAAGGCGACCGCGGAGGTACTCGGCCGCCGCCTCGCCACCGCAGACGAAATGCGCCAGATGATCGGCATGGCACCGCGCAAGGCCGACGACAGCACCCTCACCACCGCATCGAGGAGGTAG
- a CDS encoding MFS transporter, translating into MRCRRTRSARVPRTRRARPQEAFDRRLIAPLVLGAVLNPLNSSIVAVSLVPIGEALGALPSQTAWLVSALYLAAAVGQPVAGWLIDVHGPRRLFLLGAGLVGFAGLLGVLAPNLGILIVARILLGLGTCAGYPAAMHLIASEAERTGRDSPGRVLTLLAIAGQSVSVVGPTLGGLLIGLGGWRATFAINIPLAAACLALGALRLPKASRFEHPADDRRPARPDLSGMTLFAATLLALLLFLMSPRAAHWYLPVLAGAAAVALTIRELRATKPFIDLRMLRGNIPLLATYLRNLLATAVCYCFLYGYAQWLGEGRGLSAPAVGLLLLPLFLAAVTASALSGRRKGAVRGQLVLGGIAQLAACALLLLIDSASALWLLLAVAAVMGVSQGLTGLAVQSAMYYQADRERLGSSAGLLRTSTYVGAMSSAAATAAFYGAGADTGALHRLALFMLAVAALSLVVTLLDRSLGRLGTRPKGP; encoded by the coding sequence GTGAGATGCCGACGCACCCGTTCGGCTCGCGTCCCACGCACCCGCCGGGCCCGCCCCCAGGAGGCGTTCGACCGCCGCCTGATCGCCCCGCTGGTGCTCGGAGCGGTCTTGAACCCGCTCAACTCGTCCATCGTCGCGGTCTCGCTCGTGCCGATAGGGGAGGCCCTCGGCGCACTGCCCTCGCAGACCGCATGGCTGGTCTCCGCCCTCTATCTGGCCGCGGCGGTCGGCCAGCCCGTCGCCGGGTGGTTGATCGACGTGCACGGCCCCCGCCGGCTCTTCCTCCTCGGCGCTGGACTGGTCGGCTTCGCCGGACTCCTCGGCGTCCTCGCCCCCAATCTCGGCATCCTGATCGTCGCCCGCATCCTGCTGGGTCTGGGCACCTGCGCCGGCTACCCGGCCGCGATGCACCTCATCGCCAGTGAGGCCGAGCGCACCGGCCGAGACAGCCCGGGCAGGGTCCTGACGCTGCTCGCCATCGCAGGTCAGAGCGTCTCCGTCGTCGGTCCCACACTCGGCGGCCTACTCATCGGGCTGGGCGGCTGGCGGGCCACCTTCGCCATCAACATCCCGCTGGCGGCAGCCTGCCTCGCCCTCGGGGCGCTACGCCTGCCCAAGGCTTCCCGTTTCGAACATCCGGCCGACGACCGACGACCCGCCAGACCGGACCTCTCGGGCATGACGCTCTTCGCCGCGACCCTGCTCGCCCTGCTCCTGTTCCTGATGAGCCCGCGGGCCGCCCACTGGTACCTGCCCGTGCTGGCCGGCGCGGCGGCGGTCGCCCTCACAATCCGCGAACTACGGGCGACGAAGCCCTTCATCGATCTGCGCATGCTCCGCGGCAACATCCCCCTGCTCGCCACCTACCTTCGGAATCTGCTGGCCACGGCCGTGTGCTACTGCTTCCTGTACGGGTACGCCCAGTGGCTGGGGGAGGGGCGAGGGCTGTCGGCTCCCGCAGTCGGGCTCCTGCTGCTGCCGCTGTTCCTGGCCGCGGTCACCGCGTCCGCCCTCAGTGGACGTCGCAAGGGCGCCGTGCGCGGACAGCTCGTCCTGGGTGGCATCGCCCAGCTCGCGGCCTGTGCCCTGCTGCTTCTGATCGACTCGGCCAGTGCCCTCTGGCTCCTCCTCGCCGTCGCCGCCGTGATGGGCGTCTCCCAGGGATTGACCGGCCTCGCCGTGCAGAGTGCGATGTACTACCAGGCCGATCGGGAACGTCTGGGATCTTCCGCAGGGCTGCTGCGGACTTCCACCTACGTCGGCGCGATGTCCTCGGCCGCGGCCACCGCCGCGTTCTACGGTGCCGGAGCGGACACCGGTGCTTTGCATCGACTCGCCCTGTTCATGCTCGCCGTCGCCGCGCTGTCTCTTGTGGTGACACTTCTGGACCGCTCCCTGGGTCGCCTCGGCACCCGTCCGAAAGGGCCGTAG
- a CDS encoding gamma carbonic anhydrase family protein produces the protein MPVYALGADEPQIHPRAYVHPDAVVIGRVSIGEDATIWPGAVLRGDHGGYIEVGPRTSIQDGTVLHTTEQWPTVIGPECVVGHNAHLEGCTVERRCLIGSGSVTLNRAVVRTGAVVGAAALVPEGFEVPPDTMALGVPVTLRKRRIDPAWLDSAIRSYVEAGAHYRSGLRRIDR, from the coding sequence ATGCCCGTCTACGCTCTCGGAGCCGATGAACCCCAGATCCACCCCAGGGCCTATGTCCACCCGGACGCCGTCGTCATCGGACGGGTCTCCATCGGCGAGGACGCCACGATCTGGCCGGGCGCCGTGCTGCGCGGCGATCACGGTGGATACATCGAGGTGGGCCCGCGAACCTCGATCCAGGACGGAACGGTTCTGCACACCACCGAGCAGTGGCCCACCGTGATCGGCCCCGAATGCGTCGTTGGGCACAACGCCCATCTGGAGGGCTGCACCGTGGAGCGCCGCTGCCTCATCGGCTCCGGCTCGGTCACCCTCAACCGGGCCGTGGTGCGCACCGGCGCGGTGGTGGGCGCCGCGGCCCTGGTGCCGGAGGGGTTCGAAGTTCCACCGGACACCATGGCGCTCGGGGTGCCCGTGACGCTACGGAAGCGCCGCATCGACCCGGCATGGCTGGACTCCGCGATCCGCAGCTACGTCGAAGCTGGCGCGCACTACCGCTCCGGACTGCGCCGGATCGACCGCTGA